agctgtacactgactactcttaaAATATATCCCAAGTTGACTTCCTAAAAAAAAtccttgctgaaatgtgagggaaTATATTATtacgtgactgtaaaaagttatTGATTTATTTGCGGTATGTCTGTTTGGTGAAACAACACCTTGGAACATACAGGGTTCAAACtttcaacacatttttaagGCTGTTCAAAAGGCTTGGATATTGAactgtaatatactgtacatttgccATGTTAATTATTACaatgtgaatttaaaaaatccatTCCACCACTTTAAGATAAATGTTTCTGGATGTAATTTCactttcataatattaacaaaattattaattattattatataataaaacaaatatttaatgtgtgtgttgctggCTTTCAGGTGAGGTGAGGTGAGGTGAGGTGAGGTGAAGAGGCAAAGATCAGTGAGTGGCTTAGTGAGGAAAATGGCTCTCATAACATACAGGTAAACATACCATTAGGATGCATACGTACAAGTGTGGAATCAACTGTTCAGTACACTTCTAGAAGTAATTCATGCCAAAACAGgcttaaaaagtaaaaaaaagtaacactAATGATTATAACTTgcaaacaataaaatgaatttaaaatatatatgttggAATCAACTTTTCAGTACACTTCTAGAAGTAATTTGTGCCAAAACAGgcttaaaaagtaaaaaaagtaacaCTAATGATTATAACTGGCCAACaataaaattgaatttaaaatatatatgttaggGTTTTCATTGAGTAGATTATTATAGTGGAATTATATGAGTACATCcactgcttgtttttttgtccttgaTTTCAAGCTTATGAAAGGCGGGCAAGACAATTCTCGTCAGTGATTGGTCAAATGTTTGGACCCTTGAAGAAACTGCCTCTGATTGGTCGTAGAATACGAACGCGATTGGTGCTCGCGACAACATGTGACTAAAAGATACCATGTAAACACCAGAGAGAAGGCCGCCATTGTCAGAATTCATGAGGTTAACTTTGTACTTAATACTGCCAGTGTTGGCAGCTCTGTGTCGGGGCTACACTCTGAGGAGCTCGGTCTCCTGGGTGGTCGCCGCCAACGATGTGGTGGGAGACGCCGACCTGTCGGAGGAAGTCGCGCCGGCTTTGCTCGTGAATGGTGGCGGTTTATGGAAGCAGGCGTATCCCTCCCCGAACGTCCTCCGGGAGAGTCCCGAGGAGCAAATGGAGCCAGAGGTTGACTCCAGTGCGGTGCAGAGTCGTTCTCCTCTGTTCTCCTACAGGCGGGAGAAGAATACAAAGGCGGGCGGTGGAAAGGACCCTCCCCCTCACCAGGAGACCGCCAGGACGGCTCGGTACATCGCTCATAGCAGCGACTGGGGATGCCTGGCTACCATTTCCACTCAAGACCAGGTAGGAATGGTACACCTTTAACTGCTTGAATATCATATTCAATATATTACATCACaaaatatacagtggtaccttgacGTACGAGTTTAATTAGTCCTGTGACATATGTCGTATGTGTTTGACAGTGTAGAGCAGGTGTGGGCAAACTAAGGcgccgggggccacatccggcccgccaagtgtttgaatacggcccacctgttctttccaaagttcattcattttctaccgctttttcctcacgaaggtcgcgggggtgctggagcctatcccagctgtcttcgggcgagaggcggggtacaccctggactggtcgccagccaatcacagggcacatatagacaaacaacccttcacactcacattcatacctatggacaatttggagtcgccaattaacctagcatgtttttggaatgtgggaggaaaccggagtacccggagaaaacccacgcatgcacagggagaacatgcaaactccacacagagatggctgaggggctcctagctgtgaggcctgcgcgctaaccactcgaccgccgtgtcgccctctttccaaagtatttaatttaaacttaaaatacaacctggcatcacggcttgagccaaccttttggtagtttaagtagctgttttatcaaaagtgctcctgaaaaaaagggacacaacacacacttttacagatataatacttccaggtggactgttacgtgtaaaatatatagtctggcacccccataaattttgttaaagcaatgcggcccgcgagtcaaaacatttgcccaGCCGTAGAGGTATGCGTACAGCTCAAGAAAACCCCAAATCCATGTGTCACAATATTCGAATATTCAGACTGTACTCAAACTGTTACTCATTCTCAACATACACAGTTTGCTAATAAATATGACCTGGGCTTTGGATAAAAAGAATTGGACTGTTGGCCATGGTCCAAGGTCCTGTTCTCTGGCGAAAGCAAATGTTTCATTTGGAAATCAAGATCCGATAGTGCTATTACTCatgggaaataatggaaatagtcTGTCATTTTCATAAAACATGTATTCCTGTTGTTACACTGTAAAATTTAATTTGTTGACGTTACTTGAAAAAGCCTCAAAATTTCCAAGTAAGGTGAAGCAGTAATTTGAAGCTGAAAATAACTGTTTAGACAACTCATGTCATGGCAGTAACATTGAGTGTCAAGATCATTAGTTAAGTTAACTATAAAATCCAAGTTCATATAACTTAAAGGTCTATGTTATGTTCAGAAAGCAGTACTCATTAAAAAATGAGTTAACCTTACAAGGCTGTGTGTTCACATTACTAGTGTAGTAATTCGGTGTATACACTgaattattttccacactatGAATCTTTGAAATTGACTAAGAGACCtgttcatttgtgtgtgttcagATCAAAGGCGTCCCCTTTGGGAACATTTTCTCTGTCAGCGATGGACCAGTGGATAACAGCACCGGAGTCATCTATTTTTATATGACCCCCAAGGATATCACAGTGGTGGACTTGCAAGCGAACCCTTTCGCTTCTGTCACATTTTCAGAGGCTGAAGGGGATTTATGCAGGCGAGTGTATAATACTACACATTGTATTgttgtggtcttttttttttcgctaACTTTCCCTtatgtgtctcaagacaaaTGGTGTATGATCCAGAAGATCCTAGGTGTGCCCGACTCACGCTGACAGGCAAGATGGTGGAGATAGCTCCAGAGGAGCTCGCCTTTGCCAAGGAGGCAATGTTCTCCAGGTAGGAGGAGAAATGTTTGCTGGCTGGGAATCAAAGCAACATTTGGCACACTTGCAGTGTCTTAAAATACcactctgtttttgttttacaggCATCCCCAGATGGCAAAGTGGCCTGTGGGACACGAGTGGTTCTTCATGAAGCTGGATCTCATCCAAGTCTGGCTGCAGGACTGGCTCGGAGGCACATCGCTCATTCCGCTGGAGGAATACTTCAGAGCTTTGCCCTTCTGAGGAAACCGCTTCCTCAGCATCATCACATCAgtcagcctaaaaaaaaaaaaatcacagatgtGTTTAAGATTCCAAGAGAAGCTATGAATAAGTGGTTTTAATTGATTGCTGATTTAATCTGGGGTGTAAAGCTAGCAAactatccatccagccatcttctgtgctgcttatcctcatttgggtctgaggcggggtacaccctggactggtcgccagccaatcacagggcacatatagacaaccattcacactcacattcatacggacaatatggacaatttggagtggcctattaagctagcatgcatgtttttgcgaGAAAACCAGGGAGAataggcaaactccacacaaagatggccaagtgGAGAtgctagcaaactagctaactgAATTGAATGGTATGTGATATCACAGCTTGCATTGAATGTGCATCGATATGATGTATCCTATCCAAGCTGAGGTGGGGTACGTTCTGGACATGCAAAGTCCGCACAGAGGAGATTTTAACCCGAATCTCTTAACTGTGAGGCAGAAGTGCCAACCACTATACCGATGTGCTGCCGGAAAGTGAATCATGTAATGTATTGAGGTTCACCTAAAAtttggtggtttttttttctttaattaaagAATGCTTGCATATTCTTGCTATTATTTCGGCTTTTTGCTATAACTTCTCAGAACAATAtgtgttcaaaagagtaatgcatttgcatcacaaaaccgTTTTGACCACTGTGAGCTTGTCTGAAACCCAAAAAGTCAGAAGGATTGTGAACGGTGGACTGTATGTACATGTTTCACAGTGGTCTCCCCCTTAGCTCTAGAGTTGCAGCGGTCGTCATCCAATTTTAACATGACGCTGATTAATGAAGCATACTCGTTAAACAAGTCATACGAGATCCTCTTCTTTgcaatgtaaattaaattaattcaattttgCCCAGGCACGGAActagaaatggggggggggggggggggtgtcgtcATGATTGTTTTTCAGTGGTAGGGTTTGTACTACATCAAAAAGCCACTAGATGGCGATTTAGATTTGACATTGTTGAGTCAAATAAGTTGCACTTGGTTTACTTCCGGTAACGCACGAGAACTTGGTACTAACACAAAGCTACATCTTAATCGATGTTTGAGATGCACTGTTTATTTAAAACGAAATTAAAAACTAGAAACATCAAATTCCTTTAGTGAAATAATGTTTCTTATTGCTGAAAATGCGGCTaccattttactttattttggaaAGGTGGTACCGGAAACTAGCGCATACACGGAAGGTAATGAACGATAGGAAGCCACACAGTTCAGTTTTGGGGGCAAATGCACCACTTTCGTTTTTAATCGGAATGCTAACCTGTAAAGTTGACATTTATGGAGTTTATCATAGTAAACTAGGCGTTTTGCGGGGAGTATATTAATTCAATTTTGTATTATTGGTTACAGTTGGCATGTATTGATGTTAGCTCGGCGGCTCGAGAACTGGCTAATAAACGTCGAACACAGAATTTATCGGAAAGGAAAAAGTAGGTAAAGACAGCTTTCGGGTTTGACATCTGTTGCTTATTGTAGCAGCAGGCGTGAGTTTGGGGCGCAGAcgatcaaaaaacaaaaagacagctAGCAGCATAACGCGGGAGGTTTCATCATCAGCTGCCagtgaaacacacacaggaatTCTTAGCCGCAATGCTTCCTGCTCGTGACTCGTAGACCATCGGAGCTCCTCTTGGAAGAAATGGACAGCACCGGCAGCTAACCCTCACCCATCTAACGCGCTATGTAAACGAATTCCCTCTGACACGGAATATCGTTGACTCGTAAAGCGGACCACCCATCAGGAGGAGCCAGCCGCGACGTCTTGGTTCCCAAGTCCGAAGTGCGGGGCACACATTCGGTGGGAGCTTCGTAACCATCGACGCCCCGCCTGGCCGAGCCTCCGCACGTCTTGGAGGCATCGGAGGGCAGCCGCAACACAAGCGAGGCTTCGGTGAAATGAAATGAGGCTCAGAAATGGAACTGTGGCCACTGCGATTATCTTCTTCACGTCTTTCCTCAGCTTGTCCTGGTACACAGCCTGGCAGAATGGCAAAGGTAGGCTCACCACAGCCATGGCATGGCGTGGTATGATTTGGTATTTTTGACAACAGGTATTTTGGTTTTGGCGCTTCAAGTGCTTTGGATTTTCCCCTGCTTCCTTAACTGTTCATTCCTGGAGAGTTTTTGGAGTGGGTATCGGGATGGTATGTTTGTTTCCAGACCTAATatcatatggtaatggtaatggttttattccatttgaacatgcatcagattacaattgagtgatcacataatcagttcacagttccacatgtccaaaaggagtaggaagaagcaaagcttattaaatcctacccctccatctagaatcagtcagtaactgttacatttgttcacttcctgcctttctaatataatttcaggtatttttttttttgtcacgtaccgaagttcgaggtgatatgaccatccaatgacataatgtgtaccatagtaagtgtcaatatagtgatatgtatagcacatcatgactggttcaagactcttcatccttgtatttagcaaacatcaactgcttgtattgtttcttgaattggctcatcgttgtgcattgtttgaggtccttactcaatccattccatagtttgattccacatactgaaatgctatggctttttaacgtagtcctagcatataagtgtttcaaatttagttcttccctgagatcatatttagtaatagtattggatgacatttttaggtatttggttatttttagccttgtgcattatttgcattttcattCACACTGTGTTATTTACTTGTTGACACTTAAAATATTTTCCTTtccatcatttgtttttttcctgcatgaACGGACAAGATTGTGTGAAAAGATATCAATAAACCAGGAGTTAAAATAATGATGCTATAAACCTTGTGCAGTGTTAAAAGGGACCGATTGCACTAaattttggccctttgtattgagttgtggactcctatagagcagttatctagatcttccagaatcgtcACCTATTCCGGCTTTGTTTCCTTGGATTTTGAAGCGAGACACGTATAtaaaggtgttagcatgctaatgttagcttgttAATATTGCTAGCACGCTCGTGTACTGTCTCGTGATAGCCCTACAATACATCAAACACTAGACATCGAGTAAGGATTGTCAAAAATAGCATTGATTAGTTTGGACaatatgaaatgtatatttacTGGCAGCTACTGTACTATGAATGTAACGACACAGCTGACATTCACATTTCCTTCTCTCAGTCACTGTGCTGCCATTTCATTTGTCATCTTCACCCGGGTGTTAGTGTAACGATGTTCTGCTGACAGTTTTAGGTGTTTGAAGACAAACCTGCATTCCTATTTGAAGATGCTTTGTCTATCGGGCAAATGAGCGAAGCAATGCAAATAACATGCAGTGCAAATTTAGCAGATCACCAGAAGGCTCAGCTAGAGCTAAGCCAACACAGGCAAGACAAGCTAACTCCCCTAGAGCTGAGGAAAGTGATGTTGTAGTGGTGAAATCATATACAATTTTGCCTCCCAGTTTGATTTTTTGTAGTATAGTGTTTATAGTAGTAGTTGAACACGGTTGACCTGGATGATTTAAGTAATGTTTACATCTAGTGCACGACATAGTACTCGCGATGTATGTTGTTTTTGCATGGGTATGCATTGTCACCACCATTTCCTGCATCTGTGAACCAAACGTGGCATTATTTGGTCCTCTTTTGTGAACCCATTAAGCTTTGATACGCCCCACCCACATTGTTTGCACATACTGTAGGTTCCGGTGTTGACGATTAGTTCACAAAAATTATGCATGCCAGAATTATTAAATTTAGCATAGcagaaatgttgaatttttcaacattttctgtgtgtttttcttaGGTCTGCGCAGTTAACTCGTACTTCACACTTGTTTATGACCGGTTTACTCATTGAGGCACACAGTGTCAACTGAGTGTATATTGTTATACTATACCTTATATcgatattataaaaatattgatatttactttaagcacaatatcaaaaccAACCATATTGTTGATATCGATATAGTCTGGATTTGCGCTGTATCTCCCTCATATCTGCATGCAGGAGGGACGGAGAGGCAGAGCAGAAGGTGGAAGAAGTCATCAAGGAATAAGCAGTAATAAGGAGGTACCTAGATTacagagcataaaaaaatatttttcaccaCATTAAAACCTGGCACAAACTCCAATATGACAAATATATGCAATATCTGCCTTGCACTACTTTCGTACTAGCTTTTGAGCTTGGAGGAGTTTTGTTCTTCCCCTCTGACATCTCAGACATTTCCATGGACATGTGATGCACAACAAAGAGGGCCCGATGTCAGTCAGCTGTATAAACACTCCATCGTGACTCTCATGCATCGATTGTCTCTTGTCTGGTTGCATCACATGGCGAAACATCAGAGTGATGAATCTCAATAATGTCAACTAgttgtgttcattttttttggtacagCATCCTCATGGTTCAGTACCTCAGTATTAAAGTCATGGTCTGGTTCTTTTTCTGTACCATAAAGGTAAAAAATACAAACCATAAAACTACATAGCCAATCAATAAAATCAGTgtaaataattttcattttagtaaATATAACTCCCTTATtgagctgcatggtggatgttTCAACCCTCTTTGCATCGCTCAGGGCAGACGTTGTCCACTGTACAACGTATCATGACACGGTAGTTGTCACAACCAGAATGACTAGCCAATCACTGCGGAATTAAAGTTATGAACTTGATAGTAAATGACTGTAAATAGCGATACgattaaatacaaaacaaaagtgagccaaaaaaaaccctcataaCACACTTTTTATTAATTGTTTACATGCCTAAAGGGCCaaagtgtaatggtaatggttttatttcatttgaacattgatcagattacaattgaatgcatcacataatcagttccacatgtccaaaaggagtaggaagaagcaaagcttattaaatcctaccatctggtacttttacaatcagtaactgttacatttgttcacttcctgctttccttaatgcagtttaaggtttgtttttgttttttaaataatggacctcgtaccaaagtacgaggtgatatgaccatacaatgacataatggttaccatagtaactatcaatatagtgatatgtatagcacatcatgactggttcaagactcttcatccttgtatttagcaaacatcaactgcttgtattgtttcttgaattggctcatcgttgtgcattgtttgaggtccttactcaatccattccatagtttgattccacatactgaaatgctatggctttttaacgtagtcctagcatataagtgtttcaaatgtacttcttcatatttctcctctcttaagtattggatgacatttttaggtaattggttatttttagccttatgcattattttagctgtttgaagattaactatatcagcaagttaattatttgtgattttaaaaataaggcgttagtatgttctctgtgtaATTGGGCTTGGGTTGCAAAATTGTGAATTTTGAGTTTCCACtctatattactttttttttcttaaagagTGGAAGTTGTGTAATTGCCACTTCCTCCCTGCTGACCTTGTGCCTTCCCATCCACCCTTCCTCATAGATAATTTTCCTCCTCTGTCGCAGGGTTCCAAACACAATAGTCCAAATATAGCATGACCATGTATacaagcacgcacacacacacacacagtgtagatACTTCATCGCATGTGTCATTACTTGTTGTCTACCCATATCATGTatggtttgtgcatttggattCTGTGCTGTTAAAGAGAGGAAGAGGTGGTCTGCCAGACAAATCCTCAGTGGCCTGGAAGGATGAGAGGAGCGGGCCAAATTCCAAAAGAGGGAAAGAGGATGGCAAGTGCCCGCGGTGGGCTTCTGTATGTGAAGGCACCAGTGTGCTGACAAGGCAGTGAGACAAGTGGGATCCTTCTTTGTTGCATGTGTCCTTCCTAgcatctctctctcacacacacacacacacatatgtacatccACCTCCTGTTCTTCGGGGCGGTTTTACACTGTCGGAAACAGGATTGGGCATCTTGCACTGTTAACTCATTATAGTCACCCGCCTACTCTGCTAACAACATCCTGTGTCCCACGCTGCTTCCTACCCAGATATATCTACTTCTGCACAGAATTCCCCAGCATGTTTCCCTCCATTTAGAGCAGTGGTTCAAAGTTATTTTCTGTCCTGCCCCCCCTAGGGGACAGATATGTTTTCATGCCTGCCCCCACAATGTAATATGTACCATTgggaaactgataatatttatttatctgccCTGTACAAActgaactcaaaactgaaaccaaaatccaacaaaatggagagctgtgAAGCATACTTAAGATTCACGTTGCACGTTGAGTACAATAAATTGAATGTGCACCTGTTATCTTTGACCTCCGGTTCtggagccgcatgtggctcccTTCCCTATTctctaatattttttaacactggAGTGGGGAGAATGCACATCCTTGTTGactgagttgtttttttgttttcatttttgtgagAAACACGCCGTATACTACAATTACCATGACCTAGATGACTGATCATTTACACAGagatatttatacatttagatatttatttgaCTCGAACCTGAACTTAGTTAGATGCATGTTTTAGTTTAGCGTAATGTGAAACTCTTCAAGGATTTATTTTCATGCTGCATGAATAAaattaacagaataaaatatttcttcaacagacCTCTATCCTGCTTAATTTAAAACAGTATAAATTATGTGTCTTCTTTCTTCACATAATGTGTTTGTTAGTTAAACAGCAAGTGTTTTGAGGACAAGATATCATGAACAGTTCAGCACATCGCTATTTTGtcacactcttattttgaaattcCCCAATAGATAGTTCAAAAAGCCTTAATACAAacattcatgttttgttttagcattttttttcttcagaacCAGTAAATCTTTTAAGCATTACAGTTTTAGTAGAGGATTAATTGTTAAATCGGGGCCCTATGCATtcctttaataaaaaaataaataaaattccatGTAAATTCTGTGGAATTCCATTTTTGCAATACCATTGCCACCATAGAGTGTGTGCAGTGAATAATTGGACAATTTGGCCTGATATTGCAGAAATGGCTAGCGTGATTAACCTTATGAgttgtcagcctctgcacacattgcaaCAAAATCCTCAATGCTTGTGGTCGCAATgctaatacaaatattaatatcttTATTTTAGCACAATTAGACAGGGTGTTGCACATCATGctctttattttgaaggctggaaTTGTGTCATGTGTCGAGAATGACTGCTTGCTGAATGAAGAGAGCTGAATAacgtgaaaaataaacatgcgtgtgttgtttattgtgtgtttaACAATAGATTGACCAATTCTGTAATTGTATCTGCGAATGTGTCGAAGCAGAAATCACAGGGCCATACACTAGTATCCCTCTTATGACAAGGTAAGCGCTGTCCCAAACAAAATTAGAGTGTATTTTATGCTCAGCTCAGAGGTTCCACTTTGTTGTGCCAGTGACGCTCGCAGCAAGCTGCTGGACCTCAAGAGTGGGTGGAGGTCAGGAGAAACAATGAGCTCACAGCGAGGAAGTAAAATGAAGAATCTGGTTCGGAACGATGCCAGAGAGACCGCGACTAGTCTGGCTTTTTGTTGTATTGATTGACTGCCTTGACCCTGCATCCATATTGCCTGCAAAAATGTATTGCATCAATTAATCTGTCTAAAAGCCGATGATGGgcagtttcatttttttaatataatgccCTGAAAAGCCAGAACTTGGGGGGGAAAAAGATACTTTGAGTGCCTCATGTCTAAAAAGTGGAATAAACAAATGAGAGATTTTTCTCACATGTGATGCTTATTAACAGGCTCTAGGGAAACACATTACTGTGagaacatcatttaaaaacatctcTTTTTCATAATGGGGGACCGTTTTAACGGTACAGAAGCTATCTCTTTAAAGCGGACCAATAGCGTGACACATGaagcaaaaattaaattaatattctaACCAATTTGCAGTCAAAtgtccgtgtttttttttttgcttaacttTGAAAATTGACGCCACAATTTTGCCACTGTTGAGTGACAATGAGCGAgcatcttgtcatgttattgaTACGCTGTAGGAGTCGAGGAAGGATGctttctgatttaaaaaatcttttaaagaaaaaaaacatccgacTAGAAATTTTGCCACAGTGACTTAAATGTCACCTAAGACCAAAATACTACTAAATTATTTGGCCCCCATTGAAAGAAATGAGAGCCTTTTTCAACGTTTTGGTGTTGTGTGTGCAGCTCCAATGTGGAACCAACTTGGCTGACAGGTGCACCACTGGAGGGGGCTTCCTCATGCATAATGCACAACCATGTTTTGCATACATGTGGCTCTCATTAACATCTATGCTGGGTTGAATCTGTTGCTATTAGAACTAGCCTGGTGTCTGCAGCCTGACCCCAAACTAAGCAGGGTCAAGGGTTTCAGTCCATAAACAGTCATTTGTGCATGGTTTTGATTGGGTGTTTAATTTAATGCGCACATTTTGTGTCACAACTTGGTGAACAGCAGCCCTTCATCAGCGCAGTCAGCAGTATGCATTAGCAAGTGAGTGCGGGGTCAAGGACGAGCGATACGGCTGGGCGATATGGCAAAATAAACCCGATGTACTTTATTATATAGTCGGATCGGATTATTAGcacaatatttcaattttttttaacctgtcaGTTTAAACATAAGTACATAGCTGTGCGTTAAGCGCCACTTTTGgtcattctgtttattttctAGCAACTTCCAAACAGAAGTGAAGCAGGAAAAAGTCAACTCCTGATCAACTGTTGTTACTGACTTTTCCGTCATGTTTGATCGAGTAAATATTCTCACAAACCATCACTATAATCAACCTGAAATATCGCATGTTGTAGTCACATCATATGACATCACTCAGCTGACACACGGTGACTATTTTTAGCATTGTGTATTCGTGTGCTTGCATTTAGCACAGTGTCGGGCCTTAATCCACTTCTTATGCATTCATGACATGTCCATTGCATATTCCCACTGTCCTTTTCCTCTCACATGCctccattaataaataaatacactcaCGGCGGAATGTCATAAAagggaaacaacaaaaaattgcATGTCATTGAATTTGGCTGCATGTAGTTATACATGTTTAGATACCGAAACGATTTTGTAAAGATATTAGCTTAGGGAGGGGAAGGCACTGCAAAGAGAAGTATGGTAAAGAGAAGTTGTCATGCCGGAGGTAGAGCTTAGCCCCTCCCCTGAAAACTCCTGGGGAAATGGAGAAGAATAATGAGCTTGTGAAGAAATGGGTCAGTCTAATTGTTTAATGGGTTTCATCCACTCTATTATAATGGATCCTGAGAGTGACATGACACAAGTccacccatatatatatataaaatatatatatattggacctgtaatttcatttttcaacacCTGTACAAGAAACTATTGTCCCAAGTGAAGCAGTAATGCAAATGTAATGAGGTTGTAAATTGCACAATGACACatacaatggtgtgaaaaagtcagAGGAGAGTGATGGCGTACAAGGCAAGGCATATGTGGTTTAACTTTGGTCTGAAAccatttttggtttttattttgcatCGGCTGCATCACGCAGGCTAGGCCGTGTAGGTATAAACAAATTAGCGGGGCCCGTATACAAGTCTTGGGATTACATGGGACGGTATAGGACAGGTTACACCACTAGACCAGACACCAGACCAGCTGGACCATATGGAGTAAGTCATTATGATATTGATTGTGATACATAGTGCTTGATATCACTgctaaaaatacagtacatctaGCCCAGCCATTTGCAAATGGCGGACCTCAGTTTGGCTCCACTGATGGCCCTTTACGGACCCATGGCCAATTAAAGTGAATgggaaatacaatatcacataATCATGCTCGCAGACCGATTTCAGTGGCAGTTGGCGAGCGTAATTACTTTACTGTCACCGTCAGTGAAATCGTTTACTACAACTTTTTTGTGAATGAGACATTAACTATATtactatttaatattattttttcaaataaattatcattttatttcacttgaaaaTAAGCCCCTTAAACTTATTTATGTGAAATTTGATCCCATTTTCCCAAAGTAAGTGTCAAGGC
This is a stretch of genomic DNA from Doryrhamphus excisus isolate RoL2022-K1 chromosome 9, RoL_Dexc_1.0, whole genome shotgun sequence. It encodes these proteins:
- the creg2 gene encoding protein CREG2; protein product: MRLTLYLILPVLAALCRGYTLRSSVSWVVAANDVVGDADLSEEVAPALLVNGGGLWKQAYPSPNVLRESPEEQMEPEVDSSAVQSRSPLFSYRREKNTKAGGGKDPPPHQETARTARYIAHSSDWGCLATISTQDQIKGVPFGNIFSVSDGPVDNSTGVIYFYMTPKDITVVDLQANPFASVTFSEAEGDLCRQMVYDPEDPRCARLTLTGKMVEIAPEELAFAKEAMFSRHPQMAKWPVGHEWFFMKLDLIQVWLQDWLGGTSLIPLEEYFRALPF